A part of Brassica rapa cultivar Chiifu-401-42 chromosome A05, CAAS_Brap_v3.01, whole genome shotgun sequence genomic DNA contains:
- the LOC103868973 gene encoding protein NETWORKED 1A yields the protein MATVLHSESRRLYSWWWDSHIPKNSKWIQQNLADMDSKVKAMIKLIEEDADSFARRAEMYYKKRPELMKLVEEFYRAYRALAERYDHATVELRHAHKTMAEAFPNQVPFDMIEDSASSSCSEPRTPDKMPPGLQPFYDSDSTTSRRGLSQLSECVGSSETEVESLKRTLVELGAEKEALNLQYQLSLNKLSKLEEDLKDAQKDVNGLGERASKAEIESKILAEGLAKLEAERDAALLRYNQAMEKIADLDESLAHAQEDVKGLTNRAIKAETEAESLKEEQSRLHSEKEAGLAQYNQCLEMISTLEKKVKEAEENAQLFSNQSAKAEDEIKALRHELLKVNEVKDGLVIRYQQCLETISKLEREVSHAQENAKRLSSEVLAGAAKLKTVEEQCTVLESSNETLKVEADGLTHRLAAKDQELIQKQNELEKFQGLIQDEHSRFLEIEASLRSLKALHSQSQEEQKVLASELQSRVEMLRELETRNHSLEGEISSVKEENRNISDSSMISLETQKCEISSLKEVKGRLEEEVARQINQSSALQEEICRLKDEINSLNRRYQAIMEQVKLAGLEPESLACSVRKLQDENSKLTELFNLQRDDTDALTEKLCEMDDILRKNVGLEKLLLESNTKLDGSKEKAKDLQERCDSLRREKSEFIAERSNLLSQLQIMTENMQKLLEKNSLLETSLSGANIELQGVKEKSKCFEEFFQLLKNDKAELTKERESLISQLNSVKEKLGVLEKEFTELQGRYADLQRDKQFKNLQVEELRVALATEKQERASYERSTDTRLAELQSNVSFLREECRSRQKEFEEELDRAVNAQVEIFILQKFIEDLEQKNFSLVIECQKYAEASTFSEKLISELESENLEQQMETEFLLHEIDNCRGAIYQVFKALQLEAADQKIATERVPVSRILGGINELKRSLSISEYEKQRLVIENSVLLSLLGEHQSDGMKVELEKENAEKDLETMVHRYGMLKKDRLELLELNRQLKAELMDREQRELELRAELQTEHSKFESLHESYMALHQDYSNALGKNKTLELKFSELKGEMCILEVENDAILQEAVSLSNMSVVYQSFGSEKAEAFAENLRSLQDINRGLKQKVETLEEKLKGKEVDSQDLNSKLEKLQESLEEANELTDLLEHQITDKEEIMRQKAIELLEAEEMLKATHNANAELCEAVEELRKDCKESKQLRRNLERRISELVECSGRQDEEIKKLSNVKENLEVEVELLHKEIQEQRVREEFLSSELQEKSNEFGLWDAEATSFYFDLQISAVREVLLENKVKELTGVCENLKDEAVSKTSEIKQMKETVGFLEYEVTVLKTQLSAYDPVVASLAEDVKSLEKNALLLMKLPAPSDRSREDDEDSETEVSQGHSSTNQDNGIVLLQDMRTRVKIIEQAVVGEKKRLGKMRRRSSSHRSRDRRLLEETEHEDKFSGEFRQPRSPAITEMRNGSLMKDIPLDHVADSPFYGRSRRTSRGSNDQMLELWEESAEPESSIKSLMNSKKPTLPRLHRRSRNPSIESQSEKVVDKLELSKSAEENAKIMERLLADSRRLASLRVILRDLKSKLDLSEKPGKFTNPEFARVRKQLKEIEDAILQLENTNEILAKEIEETGDARDIYRKVVIEKSRIGSEKIELMEQEMHNIERTVLKLEDGAAKSKGKTKFSESRTVILLRDIIHKGGKRTARKKKNRFCGCMRSSSAKEE from the exons ATGGCTACCGTGTTGCATTCTGAGTCGAGGCGCTTGTACTCCTGGTGGTGGGATAGTCACATCCCCAAAAACTCTAAATGGATCCAACAGAATCTTGCAG ATATGGATTCCAAAGTCAAGGCTATGATTAAACTCATCGAAGAGGATGCAGATTCTTTTGCGAGACGGGCTGAGATGTACTACAAGAAACGTCCAGAGCTGATGAAACTTGTTGAAGAATTCTACAGAGCATACCGTGCATTAGCGGAGAGGTACGATCATGCGACCGTGGAGCTTCGTCACGCTCACAAAACCATGGCCGAGGCGTTCCCTAACCAAGTGCCCTTCGACATGATTGAGGATTCTGCTTCTTCCTCTTGCTCTGAGCCACGCACGCCTGATAAAATGCCACCTGGACTCCAGCCCTTTTATGACTCTGACAGTACCACAAGTAGAAGAGGGTTAAGTCAGCTGAGTGAGTGCGTGGGAAGTTCTGAAACAGAAGTTGAGAGTTTGAAGAGGACGTTGGTTGAGCTTGGAGCTGAGAAGGAAGCCTTGAATCTTCAGTATCAGCTGAGCTTGAACAAATTATCAAAACTAGAAGAAGACCTTAAAGACGCTCAAAAGGATGTTAATGGGCTTGGTGAGCGTGCTAGCAAAGCTGAGATTGAGAGTAAGATACTTGCAGAAGGCCTTGCGAAGCTTGAAGCCGAGAGGGATGCTGCGCTTCTTCGATATAATCAAGCTATGGAGAAGATAGCAGATCTGGATGAATCATTAGCTCATGCACAAGAAGATGTAAAGGGGCTCACTAACCGAGCAATTAAAGCAGAGACAGAAGCGGAGAGTCTCAAGGAAGAGCAAAGTAGATTGCATTCTGAGAAGGAAGCTGGCTTAGCGCAGTACAATCAATGCCTTGAGATGATATCTACTCTAGAGAAGAAGGTGAAAGAGGCCGAGGAGAATGCTCAACTGTTTAGCAATCAGTCTGCAAAGGCAGAAGATGAGATTAAAGCATTGAGACATGAGCTTCTGAAGGTGAATGAAGTGAAGGACGGTTTAGTTATTCGTTACCAGCAGTGTTTGGAAACTATATCCAAGCTAGAGAGAGAAGTCTCTCATGCTCAAGAGAATGCCAAAAGACTGAGTAGTGAAGTTCTGGCTGGAGCTGCAAAATTGAAGACTGTTGAGGAGCAATGTACTGTTTTGGAGAGCTCAAATGAAACTTTGAAGGTAGAAGCAGATGGTCTAACACACAGATTAGCAGCTAAGGATCAAGAACTTATCCAGAAGCAAAACGAGCTTGAAAAGTTTCAAGGTTTGATCCAAGATGAGCACTCTCGGTTTTTGGAAATTGAAGCCAGTCTTAGAAGTTTGAAAGCTTTGCATTCTCAGTCTCAAGAGGAGCAAAAGGTTCTTGCTTCAGAACTTCAAAGCAGGGTTGAGATGCTGAGGGAGTTAGAGACTCGTAATCATAGCTTGGAAGGCGAGATCAGCTCAGTCAAAGAAGAAAATCGAAACATAAGTGACTCTTCTATGATCTCCCTTGAGACTCAGAAATGCGAGATTTCTAGCTTGAAGGAAGTTAAAGGAAGACTCGAGGAAGAAGTAGCTAGACAGATTAACCAAAGCAGTGCCCTCCAAGAAGAGATCTGTCGTCTGAAGGATGAAATCAACAGCTTGAATAGAAGGTATCAAGCAATAATGGAGCAAGTGAAACTCGCTGGATTGGAACCTGAATCCCTTGCCTGCTCTGTGAGGAAGCTACAAGACGAAAACTCAAAACTGACTGAGTTGTTTAACCTCCAAAGAGATGATACAGATGCTCTTACCGAGAAGCTGTGTGAGATGGATGACATTCTAAGGAAGAATGTTGGTCTAGAGAAGTTGCTTCTGGAATCAAACACTAAACTAGATGGTTctaaggagaaggcaaaggatcTGCAAGAACGGTGTGACTCTCTAAGAAGAGAGAAATCTGAGTTTATCGCCGAGAGATCTAACTTGCTTTCTCAGTTGCAAATCATGACTGAGAATATGCAGAAGCTCTTGGAAAAAAACTCGTTATTGGAGACATCCCTCTCTGGTGCAAACATTGAGCTTCAAGGTGTAAAGGAGAAGTCAAAATGCTTTGAAGAATTCTTCCAGTTGCTCAAAAACGATAAGGCCGAGCTCACAAAGGAAAGAGAATCTCTCATCTCTCAGTTAAACAGTGTTAAGGAGAAGCTAGGAGTTTTGGAGAAGGAATTCACTGAACTGCAAGGAAGATATGCTGATCTACAGAGGGACAAACAGTTCAAAAATCTTCAAGTGGAAGAGTTAAGAGTCGCGCTAGCCACAGAGAAGCAAGAGCGTGCTAGCTACGAAAGATCAACTGACACCAGATTGGCAGAGCTGCAGAGTAACGTGAGCTTTCTTCGAGAAGAGTGTCGCTCCAGGCAAAAAGAGTTTGAAGAAGAGCTTGACAGAGCTGTAAATGCACAAGTCGAGATCTTCATCTTGCAGAAGTTTATAGAAGACTTGGAGCAGAAGAACTTTTCTCTCGTGATTGAGTGCCAGAAGTATGCGGAGGCGTCAACGTTCTCAGAGAAACTCATTTCTGAGCTTGAAAGCGAGAATCTTGAGCAACAGATGGAAACAGAGTTCTTGCTCCATGAGATTGATAACTGCAGAGGTGCAATCTATCAAGTGTTTAAGGCACTTCAACTTGAAGCAGCTGACCAGAAGATTGCGACAGAGAGAGTTCCAGTTTCACGCATCTTGGGTGGAATTAATGAACTGAAACGTTCACTTTCCATCTCTGAATATGAGAAGCAGCGGCTTGTGATTGAGAACTCTGTTCTCTTATCTCTACTTGGTGAACACCAATCCGATGGCATGAAGGTGGAATTAGAGAAAGAGAATGCAGAGAAAGATCTGGAGACGATGGTACATCGCTATGGGATGCTGAAAAAGGACAGGCTCGAGCTGTTGGAATTGAACCGCCAGTTGAAAGCAGAACTGATGGACAGAGAGCAGCGGGAGCTGGAGCTAAGAGCTGAACTGCAAACGGAGCATTCAAAGTTTGAGAGTTTGCATGAGTCATACATGGCTTTGCATCAAGATTACTCAAATGCTCTCGGCAAAAACAAAACTTTGGAGCTGAAATTCTCAGAGCTTAAAGGTGAAATGTGTATACTTGAGGTAGAGAACGATGCCATTCTTCAAGAAGCTGTTTCCTTGAGCAACATGTCCGTGGTTTACCAGTCATTTGGGTCTGAAAAGGCTGAAGCGTTTGCTGAAAACCTGAGAAGTTTACAAGATATTAATAGGGGGCTGAAGCAGAAGGTTGAGACATTGGAGGAGAAGTTAAAAGGGAAAGAGGTGGACAGTCAGGACCTTAATAGCAAGCTGGAGAAGTTACAGGAAAGCCTCGAAGAAGCAAACGAGCTAACTGATCTCTTAGAACATCAGATTACAGATAAAGAGGAAATCATGAGACAGAAGGCGATAGAGCTCCTGGAAGCCGAAGAGATGCTCAAGGCTACACACAATGCAAACGCGGAACTGTGCGAGGCAGTTGAAGAGCTGAGGAAAGACTGTAAGGAATCAAAACAACTAAGGAGAAATTTGGAGAGGCGGATCTCTGAACTGGTTGAATGCAGTGGGAGACAGGATGAAGAGATTAAAAAGCTTAGCAATGTGAAGGAGAATCTGGAGGTTGAGGTAGAGTTGCTACACAAGGAGATCCAAGAACAGCGAGTTCGAGAGGAGTTCCTGAGTTCGGAGCTGCAGGAGAAAAGCAATGAGTTCGGACTTTGGGATGCGGAGGCAACATCTTTCTACTTTGATCTACAGATCTCAGCTGTCCGTGAAGTTTTGCTGGAGAACAAAGTTAAGGAACTCACTGGAGTTTGTGAAAACCTCAAAGATGAAGCTGTTTCAAAGACCTCAGAGATAAAGCAGATGAAAGAAACAGTTGGATTCTTAGAATATGAAGTGACTGTGCTGAAGACTCAACTGTCTGCCTATGATCCCGTGGTAGCATCTCTTGCAGAAGATGTTAAATCACTAGAGAAAAATGCACTATTGTTGATGAAACTCCCTGCGCCATCTGATCGTTCCAGAGAG GATGATGAGGATTCAGAAACAGAAGTCTCTCAAGGGCATAGCAGTACCAACCAAGACAATGGAATTGTGCTATTGCAGGACATGAGAACAAGAGTTAAAATCATCGAGCAAGCAGTTGTTGGGGAAAAGAAGAGGCTTGGAAAAATGAGAAGACGAAGCTCTTCCCACAGAAGCAGAGACCGCAGGCTGCTTGAAGAGACTGAACATGAGGACAAATTCTCTGGTGAATTCAGACAGCCTAGATCACCTGCAATAACTGAGATGAGAAATGGTTCATTGATGAAAGACATTCCCCTTGATCATGTTGCAGACTCTCCGTTCTATGGAAGAAGCCGGAGAACTAGCCGTGGCTCCAATGACCAGATGCTTGAGTTATGGGAAGAATCTGCTGAGCCAGAATCTAGCATCAAGTCTCTGATGAACTCAAAGAAGCCTACCCTTCCCCGTCTTCACCGCAGAAGCAGGAATCCGTCTATTGAATCACAGTCTGAGAAAGTTGTTGACAAGTTAGAGTTATCTAAAAGCGCTGAGGAGAACGCAAAGATCATGGAGAGACTTTTGGCTGATTCTCGAAGACTTGCAAGCCTTAGAGTCATCCTGAGAGATCTGAAAAGCAAGCTGGATCTGAGCGAGAAACCAGGCAAGTTCACTAATCCCGAATTTGCTAGAGTGAGGAAGCAGCTGAAAGAAATAGAAGACGCCATCCTTCAGCTTGAAAACACAAACGAGATTCTTGCCAAGGAAATTGAGGAGACTGGAGACGCCAGAGATATCTACAGAAAGGTGGTTATAGAGAAGTCAAGAATTGGATCCGAGAAGATTGAGCTGATGGAGCAAGAAATGCACAACATTGAGAGAACAGTGCTAAAGCTTGAAGATGGAGCAGCCAAAAGTAAAGGAAAGACAAAGTTCTCTGAGAGTAGGACAGTGATACTCTTGAGAGACATTATCCACAAAGGTGGGAAAAGGACAGCAAGGAAGAAGAAAAACCGTTTCTGTGGCTGCATGAGATCTTCTTCAGCTAAGGAAGAGTAG
- the LOC103868975 gene encoding CRC domain-containing protein TSO1 produces MDNSQKKKIETPTPKSKFEDSPVFNYINNLSPIEAVRSIPTVQTFNSLSFTSPPPVFTSPHASFHRESRFFRCHNSVERSKALESLDRSVSTQEVVVASGEVDLNKEATLEDQEEETSCDRVDSPGTGDIVTQVLLDPSGGAPQGEDDGSSSQDVSVGLRKILDAQKENGTPRLMADAAELLVFRSPNDSEAFGCLVDKISSSERRFCAGVKLTKHRDITKDVPANDNQPLAVVPNQLVSNLHRGSMRRRCLDFEVLGKRKKDIADDDQQTVGDNKAESSSKCVVPGIGLHLNAIAMASRGIKINTIHEDSTSVEIQKSFLGSTTPVQSQDIMRETLDQAESEPGKGLAVEEETLKPLVFEELNQDSLQKKKRKVEEPGEGDSCKRCNCKKSKCLKLYCECFAAGVYCIEPCSCVDCFNRPIHEDTVLATRKQIESRNPLAFAPKVIRNSDSIMETSDDASKTPASARHKRGCNCKKSNCLKKYCECFQSGVGCSINCRCEGCKNAFGKKDAYLLAIMESKQEEDLSKIQQNSDLSKEVEQNHPSSDQPSTPLPPYRHMVVHQPFLSKNRLPPTQFFLGAGSSSFRKPDGDLAQARIEKKPLETVTEDKTEIMPEILSNTPITTVKAISPNSKRVSPPHIGSSESGSILGKRTNGRKLILRSIPAFPSLNPNQ; encoded by the exons ATGGACAACtcccagaagaagaagatcgaaACCCCAACTCCAAAATCCAAATTCGAG GACTCTCCGGTGTTCAATTACATTAACAACCTCTCTCCTATCGAAGCCGTCAGATCAATCCCCACTGTTCAGACCTTTAACTCTCTCAGTTTCACTTCCCCTCCTCCTGTTTTCACCTCTCCTCACGCCTCTTTTCACAGAGAGTCCAGATTCTTCAGATG TCATAACTCTGTTGAGCGTTCCAAGGCTTTAGAGTCTCTAGATAGATCTGTTTCTACACAAGAAGTTGTTGTAGCGTCAGGTGAAGTAGATCTAAACAAAGAGGCTACTTTGGAagaccaagaagaagaaacttctTGTGATCGTGTTGACTCTCCTGGCACTGGAGATATTGTCACCCAAGTGCTGTTGGACCCATCTGGTGGTGCTCCGCAAGGAGAAGACGATGGTTCTTCTTCTCAGGATGTCAGTGTGGGACTCCGGAAGATTCTTGATGCTCAGAAAGAGAATGGCACTCCACGTTTGATGGCAGATGCAGCTGAGCTTTTAGTATTTCGATCTCCTAATGACTCTGAGGCTTTTGGTTGTCTTGTGGATAAAATATCTAGCTCTGAGAGACGTTTCTGCGCTGGTGTCAAGCTAACTAAGCACCGTGATATCACCAAAGATGTTCCAGCCAATGATAATCAGCCTTTGGCTGTGGTTCCCAATCAG CTCGTCTCTAACTTGCACCGTGGTAGCATGAGAAGACGCTGTCTAGACTTTGAGGTGCTAGGGAAGCGGAAGAAGGATATAGCTGATGATGATCAGCAAACTGTGGGTGACAATAAGGCGGAATCTTCCTCGAAATGCGTTGTACCTGGTATTGGTCTCCATCTAAACGCCATTGCTATGGCCTCAAGGGGCATTAAGATCAACACCATACATGAGGATTCAACATCTGTAGAGATTCAAAAGAGTTTCTTAGGCTCTACCACTCCGGTTCAGTCCCAAGACATCATGCGAGAAACTTTGGACCAAGCAGAGAGTGAGCCTGGGAAAGGGTTAGCCGTAGAAGAAGAAACTCTTAAACCATTGGTGTTTGAAGAGTTGAATCAGGACAGCCTTCAGAAAAAGAA GCGTAAGGTTGAAGAACCTGGAGAGGGCGACTCATGTAAGCGATGCAACTGCAAAAAGTCAAAGTGTTTGAAGCT TTACTGTGAATGCTTTGCTGCTGGGGTCTATTGCATAGAGCCATGTTCATGTGTAGATTGCTTCAACAGACCTATCCATGAAGACACTGTCTTGGCTACCCGCAAACAGATTGAATCCCGGAATCCACTTGCATTTGCTCCCAAAGTCATCAGAAACTCTGATTCCATCATGGAGACTAGT GACGACGCAAGCAAAACTCCAGCTTCTGCACGACACAAACGAGGCTGCAACTGCAAGAAATCAAACTGTCTGAAGAAATACTGTGAATGTTTTCAG AGTGGAGTTGGATGTTCCATAAACTGTAGATGTGAAGGATGTAAGAATGCATTCGGCAAAAAAGATG CGTATTTACTTGCTATCATGGAGAGCAAACAAGAGGAAGATCTGTCCAAAATCCAACAAAACTCCGACCTGTCAAAAGAAGTCGAGcagaatcacccaagttctgATCAACCTTCAACACCGCTGCCACCGTACAG ACATATGGTGGTTCATCAGCCATTTTTGTCTAAGAACAGGCTGCCTCCTACACAGTTTTTTCTTGGCGCgggttcttcttcttttagaAAGCCAGACGGTGATTTAGCGCAGGCAAGGATTGAGAAGAAGCCTCTTGAAACTGTGACCGAAGACAAAACAGAGATTATGCCTGAGATTCTCAGCAATACCCCTATAACTACCGTCAAAGCCATATCTCCCAACAGCAAGAGAGTCTCTCCTCCTCACATTGGCTCCTCTGAATCAGGGTCAATCCTAGGGAAGAGAACTAATGGCCGGAAACTGATTTTACGGTCCATTCCAGCTTTTCCTTCTCTTAACCCAAATCAGTGA
- the LOC117134004 gene encoding uncharacterized protein LOC117134004, with protein MVRIKSKAGRGRRGFKFDRRWFGKDGFIDTVKQGWGLDDSSEFPQLYEKIRNCRKAISRWKKSNPSNNKKLIEELKRRLDQVQNDDTISEEELKLKWKLCEAYREEELFWKQKSRALWLTEGDRNTKFFHAKTKQLRTRNRITKLLDSMGNWIETEEGIEHLATEYFHNLFTSSTPEDCEEAFRFITASVTEDMNTLLTRAPSEEEIKEAVFAINPEKAPGPDGMTSLFYQKFWKVIGKDIIKTVQDFFASGEMDPRLNETNICLIPKTERPQSMSEFRPISLCNVSYKIISKVLSSQLKKVLPDLITETQSAFVARRLITDNILVAQEMFHALRMNPSCQSKYVAIKTDMSKAYDRVEWSFLETLMEKMGFDNRWIHWIMTCISSVSYQVLINGEAKGHIVPSRGLRQGDPLSPFLFILCTEVLISQIKHAEAEKKLSGIKIARACPSVSHLLFADDSLFFCKAEHEECRELMRLIDVYGKASGQQLNKSKSSVLFGSKVVASKKYDLKRSLAINQEGGMGMYLGLPEKICGSKKQVFSFVQERLNNRTNSWSAKLLSKGGKEVQIKSIAQAVPSYVMSCYLLPQGITQNLTSVVSRYWWSTKQNNRGRHWIPWDKICLPLECGGLGFRNFRDFNLALLAKQMWRLLKFPHSLLARVLKGRYYRHSNPMAVSTAHNPSYGWRSITAARPLLQQGLRKRIGNGYDTKVWEEPWIPGTPARPPVRRGNVYDPELRVHYLIEQQSKTWNVTMLNEFVRTDDVQRILSLRISKTGRQDCVSWDFTKSGLYTVKSGYEVAHEMRTRQHFPATVEPSTVGLKKAMWKLKTPRKLKHFLWSSISGFIATAEQLKFCHCTQESSCVRCGSVTESINHTLFECPPALQSWALSPIATSPGYFPSNSIYANFDYLLFRAKSLGVLSQQMEAFPWIMWYIWKARNEKVFNNKDISPLDTIQLAIKEAESWRIAQIAAEIVEIGEENLPSVDNRSQQVSVTERVAASERWKCQVDASWIDDKEATGLGFSLLDENRPILFGARGDISSASPLHAEAEGIIWALQELLKIGRSEIHVLSDCEQLVKIIHTDTEWPALAPELDEIKALSNEFLKFSIAAIPRSLNTQADSLAKSGRSRKLSPLVSVSAPTWLVSGASLTVAE; from the coding sequence ATGGTTCGAATAAAATCAAAGGCAGGGCGAGGAAGAAGAGGTTTTAAATTTGATAGGAGGTGGTTTGGCAAAGATGGCTTCATCGACACGGTCAAGCAAGGATGGGGACTGGATGATTCCAGCGAATTCCCCCAACTGTACGAGAAAATCAGAAACTGCCGTAAGGCTATCTCTCGGTGGAAGAAAAGTAACCCGTCGAACAATAAGAAGCTGATAGAAGAGCTAAAACGTCGACTGGACCAGGTTCAAAATGATGACACCATATCAGAGGAGGAACTCAAGCTCAAGTGGAAACTATGTGAAGCTTACCGTGAAGAAGAACTATTTTGGAAACAGAAGAGTAGGGCTTTATGGCTTACAGAAGGGGATAGAAATACAAAGTTTTTCCACGCAAAGACAAAGCAGCTTCGAACGCGTAATCGTATAACAAAGCTTCTTGATTCGATGGGAAATTGGATTGAAACTGAGGAAGGCATAGAGCATTTGGCGACAGAATACTTCCACAACTTGTTCACATCATCCACGCCTGAAGATTGTGAGGAAGCTTTCCGGTTTATTACCGCGTCTGTCACCGAGGATATGAACACTCTATTGACCAGAGCACCGTCAGAAGAAGAGATTAAGGAAGCAGTTTTTGCGATAAATCCAGAGAAAGCACCAGGACCAGACGGAATGACTAGTCTCTTCTATCAAAAATTTTGGAAAGTGATCGGAAAAGATATTATCAAGACGGTACAAGATTTCTTTGCTTCTGGGGAGATGGATCCACGGCTTAATGAGACCAACATATGCCTCATCCCTAAAACGGAGAGGCCGCAGTCCATGTCAGAGTTCCGTCCAATCAGTCTATGCAACGTCAGCTATAAAATCATCTCCAAGGTCTTATCTTCTCAATTAAAAAAGGTGCTCCCGGATTTGATAACGGAAACACAATCAGCCTTCGTGGCTCGACGTCTCATTACAGATAATATTCTAGTTGCACAGGAGATGTTCCACGCTCTTCGCATGAATCCAAGTTGCCAGAGCAAATATGTTGCCATCAAGACAGATATGAGCAAAGCGTATGATCGAGTTGAATGGAGCTTCCTAGAAACACTCATGGAAAAGATGGGATTTGATAACCGATGGATACACTGGATCATGACATGTATTTCATCGGTTTCGTACCAAGTTCTAATTAATGGAGAAGCAAAAGGACACATTGTTCCCTCTCGCGGTCTACGGCAAGGCGATCCCTTATCTCCTTTCTTATTCATTCTCTGCACAGAGGTGTTGATATCTCAGATTAAGCATGCTGAAGCTGAAAAGAAGCTGTCCGGCATCAAGATTGCTCGAGCATGCCCCTCGGTATCACACCTTCTGTTTGCCGACGATAGTCTATTCTTCTGTAAAGCGGAACATGAAGAATGTCGCGAATTAATGCGACTCATTGACGTCTACGGAAAAGCCTCAGGACAACAACTGAATAAATCAAAATCTTCAGTTCTGTTCGGTTCTAAGGTGGTAGCGTCCAAAAAATACGACCTGAAAAGGTCTCTTGCCATTAATCAAGAAGGTGGAATGGGAATGTATCTTGGCCTACCGGAAAAGATTTGTGGCTCTAAAAAGCAAGTCTTCAGCTTCGTCCAAGAAAGACTAAATAATAGAACCAACTCGTGGTCAGCGAAGCTCTTATCTAAGGGAGGCAAGGAGGTCCAAATCAAATCGATTGCCCAGGCGGTACCGTCATATGTGATGTCTTGTTATCTCCTACCACAAGGGATCACCCAGAACTTAACTAGTGTGGTATCCAGATACTGGTGGAGCACCAAGCAGAACAACAGAGGCCGTCATTGGATACCCTGGGATAAGATTTGTCTCCCACTAGAATGTGGCGGTTTGGGGTTCCGGAATTTTCGAGATTTTAATCTCGCCCTACTGGCTAAGCAGATGTGGCGGCTTCTAAAATTCCCACACTCGCTCCTCGCTAGAGTGCTGAAGGGTAGATACTATAGACACTCTAACCCTATGGCTGTTAGTACGGCACACAACCCATCATACGGATGGAGAAGCATCACCGCTGCGCGACCGTTACTGCAACAAGGCCTCCGTAAAAGGATTGGCAATGGGTACGACACAAAGGTCTGGGAAGAGCCATGGATACCGGGCACACCTGCACGACCTCCAGTGAGGAGAGGCAATGTCTATGACCCTGAGCTTAGAGTCCATTACCTCATCGAACAACAGTCCAAGACCTGGAATGTCACTATGCTGAACGAATTTGTACGTACAGATGATGTTCAAAGAATATTATCATTACGTATAAGCAAAACTGGACGTCAGGACTGTGTTAGCTGGGACTTCACGAAGTCAGGACTCTATACCGTTAAGTCGGGATATGAAGTGGCTCACGAGATGAGAACTCGACAACACTTCCCCGCAACCGTTGAACCTAGTACCGTAGGCCTCAAGAAAGCTATGTGGAAGCTAAAAACACCACGAAAACTTAAACACTTCTTATGGAGCTCAATCTCAGGCTTCATTGCGACGGCGGAGCAGCTGAAGTTTTGCCATTGCACCCAGGAGAGCTCCTGTGTACGGTGTGGATCAGTGACAGAGTCGATTAATCACACTCTCTTCGAATGCCCACCAGCCCTCCAAAGCTGGGCTCTGTCACCTATTGCAACATCTCCGGGGTATTTCCCGAGTAATTCTATCTATGCAAACTTTGATTACCTGCTATTCAGAGCAAAATCGCTAGGTGTGCTTTCGCAACAGATGGAAGCCTTTCCATGGATCATGTGGTATATATGGAAGGCAAGAAACGAAAAAGTTTTCAATAATAAAGATATCTCTCCTCTGGATACGATACAACTTGCGATAAAGGAAGCTGAGAGCTGGCGGATAGCCCAGATTGCTGCGGAGATCGTCGAAATTGGGGAAGAGAACCTGCCATCAGTGGATAATAGATCCCAGCAAGTGTCAGTAACAGAAAGAGTGGCTGCTTCAGAGAGGTGGAAATGTCAAGTAGATGCCTCATGGATCGATGATAAGGAAGCAACGGGACTTGGGTTCTCGTTACTAGATGAAAACCGCCCTATTTTGTTTGGCGCTAGAGGTGATATCAGCTCGGCCTCTCCCCTCCACGCGGAAGCGGAAGGAATAATTTGGGCTTTACAGGAGCTACTTAAAATCGGGAGAAGTGAGATTCATGTACTATCCGACTGTGAACAACTTGTGAAGATTATCCACACAGATACGGAATGGCCAGCATTGGCGCCAGAGCTAGACGAAATCAAAGCACTGTCAAATGAATTCTTGAAGTTCTCTATAGCTGCTATTCCAAGATCTCTAAACACGCAAGCGGACTCCCTCGCCAAAAGTGGCCGATCACGCAAGCTAAGCCCTCTCGTCAGTGTCTCTGCACCCACATGGCTAGTCTCTGGAGCTAGTCTAACGGTAGCAGAGTAG